A single Ktedonobacteraceae bacterium DNA region contains:
- a CDS encoding DEAD/DEAH box helicase, producing the protein MSASIFFQGGTLVLQGIDEQEYQPAPFRFIKGKWRCEAYHYGSLLPYLQEQHIRNNVARWQHLDLTLHENREPHDYQLEALAAWEQEERRGSIILPTGAGKTFLAIQAIQRIKRSTVVVAPTIDLLHQWYARLVNAFAVDVGVYYGGEKRVLPLTVTTYHSAGDLMAECGNSFKLIIFDEVHHLPAPTWGETALMTPAPFRLGLTATYPEEEEQSNGRWRIDELIGPVIYSKRIEDLVGKQLAQYRTQRLRIDLTSEERASYDADYAVYTAFIRSRQLRRHHGARWILELMRLSAVDAQARQAFLARQRLLRLLARAEGKFKALDALLCEHASEQILVFTEHNSTAYEIAYRHLVPVITHETNAAERKHILDGFQSGRYRVIVTSRVLNEGVDVPEAKVAIVLGGTSGAREYIQRLGRVLRKVENREAVLFEVIARKTLEEGKAQRRRRKREEPEAC; encoded by the coding sequence ATGAGCGCGTCTATCTTCTTTCAAGGCGGTACGCTTGTCTTACAGGGTATTGACGAGCAGGAATATCAACCCGCGCCCTTTCGCTTCATCAAGGGAAAGTGGCGCTGCGAAGCCTATCACTACGGCTCGCTTCTGCCATACCTGCAAGAACAGCATATTCGCAACAATGTGGCTCGCTGGCAGCATCTCGATCTCACGTTACATGAGAATCGCGAGCCGCACGATTACCAGCTGGAGGCCCTTGCTGCCTGGGAGCAGGAGGAGCGGCGGGGCAGCATCATTTTACCGACCGGGGCGGGCAAAACCTTTCTTGCTATCCAGGCTATCCAGCGCATCAAACGCTCCACCGTTGTCGTTGCTCCCACCATTGATCTGCTCCACCAGTGGTATGCCAGGCTTGTTAACGCTTTTGCCGTAGACGTGGGAGTGTATTATGGTGGCGAAAAGCGCGTTCTGCCCTTAACCGTCACGACTTATCATTCGGCAGGCGACCTGATGGCCGAGTGCGGGAACAGCTTTAAGCTGATTATTTTCGACGAGGTGCATCACCTGCCCGCGCCCACCTGGGGAGAAACCGCGCTCATGACTCCCGCTCCATTCCGCCTGGGACTGACGGCGACATATCCCGAAGAAGAGGAACAGAGTAATGGGCGCTGGCGCATCGATGAACTCATCGGGCCTGTTATTTATAGCAAGCGCATCGAAGACCTCGTCGGCAAGCAGCTTGCGCAGTATCGCACCCAGCGCCTGCGTATCGATCTCACGTCTGAAGAACGCGCAAGCTATGATGCTGATTACGCTGTCTACACCGCGTTCATTCGCTCACGCCAGTTGAGACGGCATCATGGCGCGAGATGGATTCTGGAATTGATGCGCCTCTCTGCTGTAGATGCCCAGGCGCGGCAGGCATTTCTCGCCCGCCAGCGCTTACTTCGCCTGCTTGCCCGCGCCGAGGGCAAGTTCAAAGCTCTTGATGCCCTGCTGTGTGAGCACGCCTCAGAACAGATACTCGTCTTCACGGAACATAACTCGACGGCCTACGAGATTGCCTATCGTCACCTCGTGCCCGTAATTACACATGAAACGAATGCCGCCGAACGCAAGCATATCCTGGATGGCTTTCAAAGCGGTCGTTATCGCGTCATCGTCACCTCGCGCGTCCTCAACGAAGGTGTGGATGTGCCGGAAGCCAAAGTCGCCATTGTGCTGGGAGGCACGTCCGGCGCGCGTGAGTATATTCAACGCCTGGGTCGCGTGCTGCGCAAGGTTGAAAATCGCGAAGCCGTGCTATTCGAGGTCATCGCGCGCAAGACCCTGGAGGAGGGGAAAGCCCAGAGAAGGCGACGCAAACGAGAGGAACCGGAAGCATGCTGA